Proteins co-encoded in one Sulfurimonas sp. HSL1-2 genomic window:
- a CDS encoding fused protease/ribonucleoside-triphosphate reductase, with protein MNDSDDKMMITERFELKAKVCAALRQRRPDFGFGGFGEATYYRTYSRRKEDGSQEHWADTVIRVMNGAMSVRKHHYATSRLHWDETYWQSYAAEMAEAMFEMKWLPPGRGLWAMGTAYVYTRGGAALNNCGAVDTADLAAAADWTMDMLMCGVGVGFNTAWKGSGVAVPDKSRPVPFVIPDSREGWVASVRLLIESYTRGGAWFAFDYDTIRPAGAPIRGFGGTASGPEPLKTLHRRIESYLDAFCAGETDATRCTADIFNAIGACVVAGNVRRSAEIALGSADDSTFLELKDYERHPERAEIGWMSNNTVVLEKTDDFKKLPMIAKQIIANGEPGIMNLINVQKYARYGRDAHDNAWLANPCSEIPLESFELCNLAEVFPSRCGDENDFYKVLEYATFYASTVALLPTHRPETNAIVVRNRRIGISLSGVADMLDALGATELTRRLRKGYKVVRTVNQKLAADAGVPASIRVTTIKPSGTISQLAGVSSGMHFPTFQYALRRMRVGNDSAVCRVLKAAGVPHEADAYSDNTTVFAFPIDQGKTRKATEVSAWEQFAFLAMLQREWSDNMVSCTVYFDPETEGHQVEHMLAQFAPVIKSVSMLPHSETGAYKQMPYEGISRETYAEKLSAMPQIDWNLFADSDGIESRFCSNDTCEL; from the coding sequence ATGAACGACAGTGACGATAAGATGATGATCACGGAACGATTCGAGCTGAAGGCAAAGGTCTGTGCCGCGCTGCGTCAGCGTAGACCGGATTTTGGTTTCGGCGGCTTTGGGGAGGCAACCTACTACCGGACCTACAGCCGTCGAAAAGAGGACGGGTCGCAGGAACATTGGGCCGATACGGTCATCCGGGTGATGAACGGGGCGATGTCCGTTCGAAAGCACCATTATGCGACGAGCAGGCTGCATTGGGATGAAACGTATTGGCAATCCTATGCCGCCGAAATGGCCGAAGCGATGTTCGAGATGAAATGGCTGCCGCCGGGGAGGGGGCTCTGGGCGATGGGAACGGCATACGTCTATACCCGTGGCGGTGCCGCGCTCAACAACTGCGGTGCGGTGGACACTGCCGATCTCGCCGCCGCGGCCGACTGGACCATGGATATGCTGATGTGCGGTGTCGGCGTCGGTTTCAACACGGCCTGGAAAGGCAGCGGTGTCGCCGTGCCGGACAAGTCCCGACCGGTGCCCTTTGTCATCCCCGACAGCCGCGAAGGGTGGGTCGCATCGGTCAGGCTGCTGATCGAAAGCTACACCAGGGGCGGGGCATGGTTCGCGTTCGATTACGATACGATCCGCCCTGCCGGTGCGCCGATCAGGGGCTTCGGCGGCACCGCTTCGGGACCGGAACCGCTCAAGACGCTGCATCGAAGGATCGAGAGTTATCTGGATGCCTTCTGTGCGGGGGAGACGGACGCGACGCGCTGTACGGCGGACATCTTCAATGCCATCGGTGCCTGCGTTGTCGCCGGCAATGTCCGGCGCAGCGCCGAGATCGCCCTGGGCTCGGCGGACGACAGCACCTTCCTGGAGCTCAAAGACTACGAACGCCATCCCGAGCGTGCCGAGATCGGATGGATGTCCAACAATACGGTCGTCCTGGAAAAGACGGACGATTTCAAAAAGCTGCCGATGATTGCCAAGCAGATCATCGCCAACGGGGAGCCGGGGATCATGAATCTGATCAACGTGCAGAAGTACGCACGCTACGGCAGAGACGCACACGACAATGCCTGGCTGGCGAACCCCTGTTCCGAAATTCCGCTGGAGAGCTTCGAGCTGTGTAACCTCGCGGAGGTCTTCCCGTCGCGCTGCGGGGACGAGAACGACTTTTACAAGGTGCTCGAATACGCGACGTTTTACGCGTCCACGGTCGCCCTGCTGCCGACGCACCGGCCCGAGACCAATGCCATCGTCGTGCGCAACCGTCGCATCGGCATCAGTCTCTCCGGCGTAGCGGATATGCTCGATGCGCTTGGGGCGACCGAACTGACACGGCGGCTGCGCAAGGGGTACAAGGTCGTGCGCACCGTCAACCAGAAACTGGCGGCGGATGCGGGGGTGCCGGCTTCGATCCGCGTGACGACGATCAAACCGTCGGGCACGATCTCACAGCTGGCGGGGGTAAGTTCTGGGATGCACTTCCCGACCTTTCAGTACGCTTTACGGCGGATGCGTGTCGGAAACGACTCCGCCGTCTGCCGTGTCCTCAAAGCGGCGGGGGTTCCCCACGAAGCAGACGCTTACAGCGACAACACGACGGTCTTCGCATTCCCGATCGATCAGGGGAAGACGCGTAAGGCGACGGAGGTTTCCGCCTGGGAGCAGTTCGCGTTTCTGGCGATGCTCCAGCGCGAATGGAGCGACAACATGGTCAGCTGTACCGTTTATTTCGACCCCGAAACGGAGGGGCACCAGGTCGAGCATATGCTGGCGCAGTTCGCCCCGGTTATAAAGTCGGTTTCCATGCTGCCGCACTCCGAGACCGGCGCCTATAAGCAGATGCCCTATGAAGGGATTTCCCGTGAAACCTATGCGGAGAAGCTCTCCGCCATGCCGCAGATCGACTGGAACCTTTTTGCCGACAGCGACGGGATCGAGAGCCGTTTCTGCTCGAACGACACCTGCGAGCTTTAA
- a CDS encoding ABC transporter ATP-binding protein produces the protein MKQTFRRFWPYIKGYKGYYVIVLIGIIMTVLATVATAQIMQPLMDKMFIEKDPQMLYYIPLMMIVIYVVKSVGRYLQAVFMNYIGQHIITRLRSQLLDHMLHLDMAFLHANRSGELISRITNDINRVQYFVSNMLPELVRELLTAVGLVVYVIYLNAELAFYSLVVLPLAIYPLILIAKRLRRLSHRSQEKNADVVTRLTEVFNNAEIIKANGTEAYEMGRFDAENNKFFKLNMKAVYTNEIVSPMMEVLGATGLAAVIFIAGQQVFNNQMTVGEFTAFLTAVGLTFQPMRRVSSIYGKIQNAIAASERIFNVLDRKSMIEEGTALLEEPIREIEFSQVSLDYGEKRALRGVSLSIHPSEQIALVGDSGGGKSSLVNLLLRFYDPSEGVLRINGRDVREYDHRSLLRQMAVVSQRVYVMQDSLAENVAYGLELDEARVIEALKLADAYDFAQGLPEGIHTPMEEGGVNLSGGQRQRIAIARAIYKNASVLILDEATSALDNESEYRIQKALASYSKDKITIMIAHRLTTVEHADRLYFFKAGEITDTGSFTELMARSEDFQRIARSYEG, from the coding sequence ATGAAACAGACGTTCCGACGGTTCTGGCCGTATATCAAGGGGTATAAAGGCTACTACGTCATCGTCCTCATCGGGATCATTATGACGGTACTCGCCACGGTGGCGACGGCACAGATCATGCAGCCGCTGATGGACAAGATGTTCATCGAGAAAGACCCGCAGATGCTTTACTACATCCCTTTGATGATGATCGTCATCTACGTCGTCAAATCGGTCGGGCGCTACCTGCAGGCCGTATTCATGAACTATATCGGCCAGCATATCATCACCCGGCTGCGTTCGCAGCTGCTTGACCATATGCTGCACCTGGACATGGCCTTCCTGCACGCCAACCGCAGCGGGGAGCTGATCAGCCGCATCACCAACGATATCAACCGGGTGCAGTATTTCGTCTCAAACATGCTGCCCGAACTGGTTCGGGAGCTGCTGACGGCAGTCGGCCTCGTCGTCTACGTCATCTATCTCAATGCCGAACTGGCGTTCTACTCCCTGGTCGTGCTCCCGTTGGCGATCTATCCGCTGATCCTCATCGCCAAGCGCCTGCGCCGCCTTTCGCACCGTTCGCAGGAGAAGAACGCCGACGTCGTCACCCGTCTGACAGAGGTCTTCAACAACGCCGAGATCATCAAGGCCAACGGGACCGAAGCCTACGAGATGGGGCGCTTCGACGCGGAGAACAACAAGTTCTTCAAGCTGAACATGAAGGCGGTCTATACGAATGAAATCGTTTCCCCGATGATGGAGGTCCTGGGGGCCACGGGGCTGGCCGCCGTCATCTTTATCGCCGGGCAGCAGGTCTTCAACAACCAGATGACCGTAGGGGAGTTCACGGCGTTTCTGACGGCCGTGGGGCTGACCTTCCAGCCGATGCGGCGCGTCAGCTCCATCTACGGGAAGATCCAGAACGCCATTGCCGCCAGCGAACGGATCTTCAACGTGCTTGACCGCAAAAGCATGATCGAAGAGGGAACAGCGCTCCTGGAAGAGCCGATCCGGGAGATTGAATTCAGCCAGGTATCGCTTGATTACGGGGAGAAGCGCGCATTGCGGGGGGTGTCGCTCTCAATCCACCCCTCCGAGCAGATCGCCCTTGTCGGCGACAGCGGGGGCGGGAAGAGCTCGCTGGTCAACCTGCTGTTGCGGTTTTACGACCCGTCCGAAGGGGTGCTGCGCATCAACGGCCGGGATGTACGGGAGTATGATCACCGCTCCCTGCTCAGGCAGATGGCCGTCGTCTCCCAGCGCGTTTACGTCATGCAGGACAGCCTTGCCGAAAACGTCGCGTACGGACTGGAACTGGACGAAGCGCGGGTCATCGAGGCGCTGAAACTGGCCGACGCCTACGACTTTGCCCAGGGATTGCCGGAGGGGATACATACCCCGATGGAAGAGGGGGGTGTCAACCTTTCGGGCGGCCAGCGCCAGCGTATCGCCATCGCAAGGGCGATCTACAAGAACGCATCGGTCCTGATCCTCGATGAAGCGACCAGTGCACTGGACAATGAGAGCGAATACCGCATCCAGAAGGCCCTGGCATCCTATTCGAAAGACAAAATCACCATCATGATCGCCCACCGCCTCACGACGGTAGAGCACGCCGACAGGCTCTACTTCTTTAAAGCCGGCGAGATCACGGACACGGGAAGCTTCACGGAGCTGATGGCGCGTTCGGAGGATTTCCAGCGTATCGCACGCAGCTACGAAGGGTAG
- a CDS encoding LTA synthase family protein encodes MNESPTQYYFGLLRQTVKLQLLFLGLLSLFRLLFFWQFSPAKVSFPAQELTEAFFLGLRIDLVLVCYLSALPLLLIILNHLARSIVPLPWLRRLFRGYFTLTYLIVSALVGIDFGFYSYFGEHITIMLFGFFDDDTWALVQIGLKNYNVTLIIGLVLFYAVALVWLVGRFFRDVRPTGAAAGPLSAAAVYLILLLLVGVGARGSLGLFPLLKDIPEVSTDVFVNAIPRSGVFAFEKALKQYLKDKNGGYDLIKRSGYKGNVPQAFRDYLGREQINTADLVSNLRRTTPNNSAAAAKPPHVVVVMVESFGAPILQYQSPDFDILRRLKKHFDEDILFTDFISGANGTIASMEPFLLNVVARPGSIAYGQSRYQGTAFPQAAARVYKAAGYETNFVYGGDLSWRNVGTFFKRQGFDRVEGKSDIEALYPGAEEHDYGVYDRYTYDFVLHKLEQAEKPQFVYILTTNNHPPYILSKSYDSKPLQFTEALQAHITGDMELAHRRLQDYQYALDMAGRFMDGVKASDLGERTVVAITADNNTIEGIMHYDNPPQEGKQVPFYLYLPPYLKAEPFDRNVSASHNDLFPTLYGRTLSNTAYIAVGEDLYDPAALHCGYNDAGVIVSAGGAFKTGHAANAQQRACEQKYNAALAVTEYLVRQAYKAAKPVWEKGSE; translated from the coding sequence TTGAACGAATCGCCGACGCAATACTATTTCGGCCTGCTGCGGCAGACGGTGAAACTCCAGCTCCTTTTTCTGGGGCTGCTCTCCCTCTTCCGCCTGCTCTTTTTCTGGCAGTTCTCCCCGGCGAAGGTGTCTTTCCCCGCGCAGGAACTGACCGAAGCATTCTTCCTCGGCCTGCGTATTGACCTGGTGCTCGTCTGCTACCTCTCAGCCCTTCCGTTGCTGCTGATCATCCTCAACCACCTGGCCCGCTCCATCGTACCGCTGCCGTGGCTGAGACGGCTCTTCCGGGGCTACTTTACGCTCACCTACCTGATCGTCAGCGCCCTGGTCGGGATTGATTTCGGCTTCTACTCCTACTTTGGCGAGCACATTACGATCATGCTTTTCGGCTTCTTCGACGACGATACCTGGGCCCTCGTGCAGATCGGCCTTAAAAACTACAACGTCACCCTGATCATCGGCCTGGTACTTTTTTACGCCGTGGCCCTGGTCTGGCTCGTCGGCCGTTTTTTCCGTGATGTCCGCCCGACGGGCGCGGCGGCCGGTCCGCTCAGCGCGGCAGCCGTCTACCTGATTTTGCTGCTGCTGGTCGGGGTGGGTGCGCGGGGCAGCCTCGGGCTTTTCCCCCTGCTTAAAGACATCCCGGAGGTTTCGACGGACGTCTTTGTAAACGCCATCCCGCGCAGCGGCGTCTTTGCGTTCGAGAAAGCGCTCAAACAGTATCTCAAAGACAAAAACGGCGGCTACGACCTGATCAAACGCAGCGGCTACAAAGGCAATGTTCCGCAGGCCTTCAGGGACTATCTCGGGCGGGAGCAGATCAATACGGCCGATCTCGTGTCGAACCTGCGGCGTACGACGCCGAACAATAGCGCTGCCGCAGCGAAACCGCCCCATGTCGTCGTCGTCATGGTGGAGAGTTTCGGGGCACCGATCCTGCAGTACCAGAGCCCTGATTTCGATATCCTGCGCCGGCTCAAAAAACACTTTGACGAGGATATCCTCTTTACCGATTTCATCTCCGGTGCCAATGGGACGATCGCATCGATGGAACCGTTTCTGCTCAACGTCGTCGCCCGTCCCGGCAGCATCGCCTACGGGCAGAGCCGTTACCAGGGTACGGCATTCCCGCAGGCGGCAGCGAGGGTCTACAAAGCGGCGGGCTACGAGACGAACTTCGTCTATGGCGGGGACCTCTCGTGGCGTAACGTCGGCACTTTTTTCAAACGCCAGGGGTTCGACCGTGTCGAGGGGAAAAGCGACATCGAAGCGCTCTATCCCGGGGCGGAGGAGCATGATTACGGCGTCTACGACCGGTACACCTACGACTTCGTGCTGCACAAGCTGGAGCAGGCGGAAAAGCCGCAGTTTGTCTACATTCTGACGACGAACAACCATCCCCCCTATATCCTCTCCAAAAGCTACGACTCCAAGCCGCTGCAGTTCACGGAAGCACTGCAGGCGCACATTACCGGGGATATGGAGCTGGCGCACCGGCGGCTGCAGGACTACCAGTACGCCCTCGATATGGCCGGGCGTTTCATGGACGGGGTCAAAGCCTCCGATCTGGGGGAACGGACCGTTGTCGCGATCACCGCGGATAACAACACCATCGAGGGGATCATGCATTACGACAACCCCCCGCAGGAAGGCAAGCAGGTACCGTTCTACCTCTACCTGCCGCCGTATCTGAAGGCCGAACCGTTCGACCGCAACGTCAGTGCATCGCATAACGACCTCTTTCCGACGCTTTACGGCCGCACCCTTTCCAACACGGCCTATATAGCCGTCGGGGAGGACCTCTACGATCCTGCGGCGCTGCACTGCGGCTATAACGACGCGGGGGTCATCGTCTCGGCCGGGGGAGCGTTCAAAACCGGCCATGCCGCCAACGCACAGCAGCGTGCCTGCGAACAGAAGTACAACGCCGCACTCGCGGTGACCGAGTACCTGGTGCGGCAGGCATATAAAGCGGCGAAACCCGTATGGGAAAAGGGGAGTGAATGA
- a CDS encoding sulfatase-like hydrolase/transferase, whose amino-acid sequence MTPQHLSLFFKANLLLTALLSLAFALFNSHYTASAFVFTLAALLSTTATLYLIYWLLLRLFFRFARVTAILLSVLFFLTDLLLMTDFAIYRIWNFHINGMVLNILFSPAAYDSLQMTGQAVAIVLIVIAALAALLLVGLKRIARIPAQRALQVNRRLNRTLVPLLFLVILGEKLTYAVANLHLNGDILERTKVVPLYQPLLMDDLLIGTFGMEKAQNEGINVNIKKITNIRYPLHPISVTHPKTPNIFIFGVDALRPDVVNDDNMPNMAAFKRDAVDFENHYSGGNNTRFGFFSIFYGINSSYWFGFLNAKKGPVLFETLKKLDYQISIDSSVNTAWPEFRQTIFYDVQDAIKDDYNSSKTENDLATVNYFNEWLGRQELGKPMFAFVWLDSVHSRAYDDAFRKYTPDQVSSQYLTATAEERTELFNMYKNAAYEVDERFSRFIAALKAKGLYDDAVIIVLSDHGQEFFEHDHYGHNSAYDREQVGTPLYIRLPGTAPKKVTRLTSHLDIAPTLMAMLGADNPSSDYAHGYDLFAPDYHRECAFVGNWNENAIICEDETFVISDVLAKAFNNEIRDTKSYEKIKLKEKKRMNEVLIRSLEENRQFSR is encoded by the coding sequence ATGACACCGCAGCATCTCTCCCTTTTTTTCAAAGCCAATCTGCTCCTGACCGCGCTGCTTTCACTGGCCTTTGCCCTTTTTAACAGCCACTATACCGCATCCGCCTTCGTTTTCACGCTGGCTGCCCTGCTCTCGACGACGGCGACACTCTACCTCATCTACTGGCTGCTCCTGCGGCTCTTTTTCCGCTTTGCCCGTGTGACGGCGATCCTGCTGTCTGTACTGTTTTTCCTGACCGATCTGCTGCTCATGACCGACTTCGCCATCTACCGTATCTGGAATTTCCATATCAACGGCATGGTGCTCAACATCCTCTTTTCCCCGGCCGCCTACGACAGTCTCCAGATGACGGGCCAGGCCGTCGCGATCGTCCTCATTGTCATCGCTGCCCTGGCGGCGCTGCTGCTGGTCGGACTGAAACGGATCGCTCGGATTCCTGCGCAGAGGGCTTTGCAGGTCAACCGCCGGCTGAACCGCACCCTCGTACCCCTGCTTTTCCTCGTCATCCTCGGCGAAAAACTGACCTATGCCGTCGCCAACCTGCACCTCAATGGCGACATCCTCGAACGCACGAAGGTCGTTCCCCTCTACCAGCCGCTGCTGATGGACGACCTCCTTATCGGCACGTTCGGGATGGAAAAAGCGCAGAACGAGGGGATCAACGTCAACATCAAGAAGATCACCAACATCCGCTACCCGCTGCACCCCATCAGCGTCACCCACCCCAAAACGCCCAATATCTTCATCTTCGGGGTCGATGCCCTCCGCCCCGACGTTGTTAACGACGACAACATGCCGAACATGGCCGCTTTCAAACGCGACGCCGTCGATTTCGAAAACCACTACAGCGGCGGCAACAATACCCGTTTCGGCTTCTTCTCGATCTTCTACGGCATCAACTCCAGCTACTGGTTCGGCTTCCTCAATGCCAAAAAGGGGCCGGTACTCTTTGAGACCCTCAAGAAACTGGACTACCAGATCAGCATCGACTCCAGTGTCAACACGGCGTGGCCGGAATTCCGGCAGACGATCTTTTACGACGTCCAGGACGCCATCAAGGATGACTACAACAGCAGCAAGACCGAAAACGACCTGGCCACTGTTAACTATTTCAACGAGTGGCTGGGACGCCAGGAGCTGGGCAAACCGATGTTCGCCTTCGTCTGGCTCGATTCGGTCCACAGCCGCGCCTACGATGACGCATTCCGGAAATACACCCCCGACCAGGTCAGCAGCCAGTACCTGACGGCGACCGCCGAGGAGCGGACCGAGCTCTTCAACATGTACAAAAATGCCGCCTACGAGGTCGATGAGCGCTTTTCGCGCTTCATTGCCGCCCTCAAGGCAAAGGGACTCTACGACGACGCCGTCATCATCGTCCTTTCCGACCACGGGCAGGAGTTCTTCGAGCACGACCACTACGGCCACAACTCCGCCTACGACCGCGAACAGGTCGGAACGCCGCTCTATATCCGCCTGCCGGGCACGGCGCCGAAGAAGGTGACCCGCCTCACCTCGCATCTCGATATCGCCCCGACACTGATGGCGATGCTGGGGGCGGACAACCCATCAAGCGACTATGCACACGGCTACGACCTTTTCGCCCCGGACTACCACCGTGAATGCGCCTTCGTCGGGAACTGGAACGAAAACGCCATCATCTGCGAAGACGAGACTTTCGTCATCTCCGACGTCCTTGCAAAGGCATTCAACAACGAGATACGCGATACGAAGAGTTACGAAAAAATCAAACTGAAAGAGAAAAAGCGGATGAACGAGGTCCTGATCAGGAGCCTTGAGGAGAACCGGCAGTTCAGCCGGTAA
- a CDS encoding acyltransferase, translating into MGKYKIPFVKTFEFTKIIGIENIDFGKYVIIDDFVLIYAKERVRIGNYVHIASFTSVSGGGELVMEELSAVSSGCRLITGTDDFKEWGFGNSTIANEFRNVKTGKIHIGKFVVIGGNSVILPGVTIGEGAAVGAGSVVTKDLEPWGIYVGNNRIGSRDREAVMRHYERFLSLPEAERIGVLFARDLPDVS; encoded by the coding sequence ATGGGGAAGTATAAGATTCCTTTCGTAAAAACATTTGAGTTTACCAAAATCATTGGGATTGAGAACATTGACTTTGGCAAGTACGTGATCATCGATGATTTCGTCCTGATCTATGCGAAAGAACGGGTACGGATCGGTAATTATGTCCATATCGCCTCTTTTACATCGGTTAGCGGTGGTGGGGAGCTGGTGATGGAGGAGCTGAGCGCGGTTTCATCAGGTTGCCGTCTCATTACCGGAACGGACGACTTCAAGGAGTGGGGTTTTGGAAATTCGACGATTGCGAATGAATTTAGGAATGTGAAGACGGGTAAGATCCATATTGGCAAGTTTGTCGTTATCGGGGGCAACAGCGTTATCCTGCCGGGGGTGACGATCGGTGAGGGAGCCGCAGTGGGTGCGGGTTCGGTGGTTACCAAGGATCTGGAACCGTGGGGAATCTACGTCGGGAACAACAGGATTGGTTCACGGGACAGAGAGGCTGTCATGCGTCACTATGAGCGCTTTCTTTCCCTGCCGGAGGCCGAGCGCATAGGGGTGCTGTTCGCTCGCGATCTGCCGGACGTGTCCTGA
- a CDS encoding DegT/DnrJ/EryC1/StrS family aminotransferase: MINVTKTWLPDKKKYISYIDKIYESGWVTNNGPLVKELERRLEDYLGVKNMILVANGTIALEIAYRLLKLEGEVVTTPFSFVATTSSLVSNGLQPIFADIGSRSFNIDPGKIGSVISDQTSAIVPTHVFGNACDVEAINNIARQYNLKVIYDGAHIFGVRYQGESLLKHGDVSTLSFHATKLFHTVEGGALIVNDDSLVEEARFLINFGIDGPDSIKALGTNAKMNELEAAMGLCVLDDIDLILEKREEVHYRYQNALEGLVDFQEQNLQSSRNFSYFPIVMKSEAKTLELQKALNEAKIYPRRYFYPSLDTVNYISNHQVMPVSRDIASRILCLPLYPGLELQDQERIISLIEKTLKV; this comes from the coding sequence ATGATTAATGTAACGAAAACATGGTTACCGGATAAAAAGAAGTATATTTCGTACATCGACAAAATTTACGAGAGTGGGTGGGTCACGAATAATGGGCCGCTTGTTAAGGAACTTGAAAGACGGCTGGAAGATTATTTAGGTGTGAAAAATATGATCCTCGTTGCCAATGGAACGATTGCGTTGGAGATCGCATACCGGCTTTTGAAGCTTGAAGGGGAGGTAGTGACGACACCATTCAGTTTTGTTGCTACGACGAGTTCCCTGGTATCCAATGGCTTGCAGCCGATTTTTGCGGATATTGGTTCGCGGTCATTTAACATTGACCCTGGGAAGATTGGAAGTGTGATCAGCGATCAGACCTCTGCCATTGTCCCCACGCATGTCTTTGGGAATGCGTGTGATGTTGAAGCGATCAATAATATTGCCCGACAATATAATCTGAAAGTCATCTACGATGGGGCCCATATTTTTGGGGTCCGGTATCAAGGGGAAAGCCTCCTGAAGCACGGTGATGTTTCGACACTTAGCTTCCATGCTACCAAATTGTTTCATACTGTTGAAGGCGGTGCACTTATTGTCAATGATGATTCTTTAGTGGAAGAGGCCCGTTTTCTTATCAACTTCGGTATTGACGGTCCTGATTCAATCAAGGCATTGGGGACGAATGCGAAGATGAATGAACTCGAAGCAGCGATGGGTCTGTGTGTTCTGGATGATATTGATTTGATTCTGGAAAAAAGAGAAGAGGTTCATTACCGATACCAGAACGCTTTGGAGGGCTTAGTCGATTTTCAGGAACAAAATCTACAGAGCAGCAGAAATTTCAGTTATTTTCCTATTGTCATGAAAAGCGAAGCGAAGACTTTAGAGTTACAAAAGGCATTGAACGAAGCGAAGATTTATCCAAGAAGATATTTCTATCCTTCCCTGGACACAGTGAATTACATTTCGAATCATCAGGTTATGCCGGTTTCACGGGATATCGCTAGCCGTATCCTGTGTCTACCGCTCTATCCGGGATTGGAATTACAAGATCAGGAACGTATCATTTCTCTTATCGAAAAGACGCTGAAAGTGTAG
- a CDS encoding TDP-N-acetylfucosamine:lipid II N-acetylfucosaminyltransferase, which yields MKYLHIMKNEKFIAPFIELINQNFDPQEHLFVVLGGVSEAKHPLPDAENVVLLKRSLAHKHNLFLLSRKLTPYFEQAEKVFLHSLLVRQIIDFLFFHPRFSRKTYWIIWGGDLYDYHAKRRKIMKRFHLYKKQKVISRLGGIVQFNRGEYELAREWYGATGSFHDCIFYPVYKPMELPEKTEDTVYIQVGNSATASNHHFEAFAKLVPYASQQIKVVCPLSYGNKTYRERVIARGRELFGDKFVPLVDFMPFDAYMDLLAKIDIALFDHSRQQALGNIIALLGYGKKVYLRRDVTTWQMLRDKGIEVFDIAQVNLEPLDEAAKAQNRREVEAHFSEAACIAQWKNVLKAPLND from the coding sequence ATGAAGTATCTGCATATCATGAAGAACGAGAAGTTCATCGCACCCTTTATCGAACTGATCAACCAAAACTTTGACCCGCAGGAGCATTTGTTTGTCGTGCTCGGAGGCGTTTCAGAGGCTAAACACCCACTCCCTGATGCGGAGAACGTCGTGCTTCTGAAACGTTCCTTGGCACACAAACACAATCTTTTCCTGCTTTCACGAAAACTGACTCCGTATTTTGAGCAGGCGGAAAAAGTCTTTCTGCATAGCCTGCTTGTGAGGCAGATCATCGATTTCCTGTTTTTTCATCCGCGCTTTTCGCGTAAAACATATTGGATCATCTGGGGTGGTGATCTTTATGACTACCATGCGAAAAGACGGAAGATAATGAAGAGGTTTCATCTTTACAAAAAGCAGAAGGTGATTAGCCGGCTGGGGGGTATCGTCCAGTTTAACCGGGGCGAATACGAGCTGGCCCGTGAGTGGTACGGGGCGACAGGCAGCTTTCACGACTGCATCTTCTACCCGGTCTATAAGCCGATGGAGCTGCCGGAAAAAACAGAAGATACTGTCTATATCCAGGTGGGGAATTCGGCGACGGCTTCTAATCACCACTTCGAAGCGTTTGCGAAACTGGTCCCCTATGCTTCGCAGCAAATCAAGGTGGTCTGCCCGCTCTCCTACGGCAATAAAACGTATCGTGAAAGGGTCATTGCCCGCGGCCGGGAACTGTTCGGCGACAAATTCGTCCCCCTCGTGGATTTTATGCCCTTCGACGCCTATATGGACCTTCTCGCTAAGATCGATATCGCCCTGTTCGACCACAGCAGGCAGCAGGCGCTTGGAAACATTATCGCCCTGCTTGGTTATGGGAAAAAAGTTTATCTGCGCCGGGATGTAACCACCTGGCAGATGCTGCGCGACAAGGGCATAGAGGTGTTCGATATCGCACAGGTCAATCTCGAGCCCCTCGACGAGGCGGCGAAAGCACAAAACCGACGGGAAGTGGAGGCGCACTTTTCGGAAGCAGCCTGTATTGCCCAGTGGAAAAATGTTTTAAAGGCACCTTTGAATGATTAA